In Nocardioides nitrophenolicus, the genomic window GAGCCGGGCAGCTGGATGTTGGTCTCCTCCAGCTTGTTGAGGCCGGTCAGCACCACCTTGCCGCCCTTGCCGACGGCGTTGAAGCCGTCGGAGACGATCTCCGACGTCATCAGGCCGGGCGTGAGGATCGCCGAGTCGGCCATCTGGCCGCGGGTCAGGTTGGTGATCGTCTCCATCGCGAGCTCGGCGGACTCGAAGGCGTGGGTGGCGCCGAGCTCCATCGCCTTCTCGCGCTTGTTGGCGAGCGGGTCGATCGCGATCACGTTCTTCGCGCCGGCCAGCGCCGCGCCCTGGACCGCGTTGATGCCGATGCCGCCGATGCCCATGATCACGACCGTCTCGCCCGCCTTGACCTCGGCGGTGTTGACGGCGGCGCCCCAGCCGGTGGGCACGCCGCAGCCGACCAGGACGGCCTTCTCGAGCGGGAGGTCGTCGTCCACCTTGACGCAGGAGTTCTGGTGGATGACGCCGTACTGGCTGAAGGTGCCGAGCATGCACATCGCGCCGTACTCGCCGGCGGGGCCGGTGATCGGGAACCGCTCGCCGGGCAGGTAGCCGTCGAGGATGGTCGCACCCATGTCGCAGATCGACTGCTGGCCGTTGGCGCAGTAGCGACAGGTGCCGCAGTTGGGGATGAACGAGCAGACCACGTGGTCACCGACCTTGACCCGGGTGACGCCGGGGCCGACCTCCTCGATGATCCCGGCGCCCTCGTGCCCGAGGACCATCGGCAGCCGGGCCTCCAGGTCGCCGTGGGCGATGTGCACGTCGGAGTGGCACAGGCCGGCGTGGGTGTAGCGGATCAGGACCTCGCCCTCGCGGGGCTTGTCGAGGGTCAGCTCCTCGATCACGATCGGCTTGCCGGTCTCGTAGACGACTGCGGCCTTGGTCTTCATGAGGGTTCTCCTGATCTCGCGCCGGGGACGGCTGGGGTGACGCCCGCCACACTCGCAAGACCGGCCGCGCGTGAGTGTTCAGAAACTGGACAACCGCCTCCCAACCCTCCTCCGCATACTGTGACGGCCGCCACGACGAGCGACCCAGGGAGGAAACCGTGACGACCCGAGCGCAGGACCTCCGGGATCCCATCGCGGAGTCCTGGCGGCGCGCCGAGCTGGCCGGGCTGACCCCGGGCTCGGCCCTCGACCACCTGACCTACGGCGACGTCGACCACACCACGCCGCTGCAGATCGCCGCGTCGCCGGTGCTCGACGAGCTCAACGAGCAGCTCGAGGGCACCATGTTCGGCACCCTGCTCGTCGACCGGGAGGGCCGGATCGCGCAGCGCTGGTGCGGCGACACCGGCGCCCGCCGGGCGTTCGACAACCTCGGCGTCGACGTCGGGGCCTCGCTGCTGGAGGAGGCGGTCGGCACCAACGCGCTCGGCACCGTGCTGGAGACCCGGACCAGCATCTCGGTCAACGGCCGGGAGCACTTCGCGGTCGCGCTGCGCCGCTTCAGCTGCTACGGCCACCCGATCTTCCATCCCACGACCCGCCGGATCGAGGGGGTCCTCGACATCACGGCGCTGATGGAGGAGGCCAGCCCCCTGCTGCCGCCGCTGGTCGCCCGCGCCGTCGCCGACATCGAGCAGCGGCTGCTCGACGGCAGCCGGGTCTCGGAGAAGCAGCTGCTCGCCGCCTTCCAGGCCGCCGCCAGCCGGCGGCGGGCGGTGGTCGCGATCGGCAACGACCTGCTGATGTCGAACCAGGCCGCCGCGGACCTGCTCGGCTCGACCGACGTGGCGCTGCTGCGGATGCTGGCCTCCGACGTCCGCGGCGAGGCGTCGATCGACCTCACCCTCGAGTCCGGCCTCGAGGTCCGGGTCGAGGCGGCGCGGGTCGGCGGCGCCCGCGGCGGCGCGCTGCTCCACGTCGAGCCGCACCGCGAGCCCAAGCGCCCGCGCCCGGCCACCGACGCCCCCTCCACCCACGCTCCCCTGCTCGTCGCCGGCCCACCCGGCTCGGGCCGCTCCGCCGAGGCCCGCCGGCTCGCCGACCCCCAGCCGGTCGCCGTCCTCAACGCGGCCTCGGCGCTGCTCGACGGCACCGACGCCTGGGCCCGCAACTTCGGCGCCCTGGTCCGGGCCGGCCAGGGCTCGGTCTGCATCGACGGCATCGACCTGCTGCCCGACGACCTGGTCGACCTGGTCGCCTCCCACCTCGCCGAGCGCCGCGCCCCGCGCCTGGTGCTCGTCAGCGGCCCCGTCGACGGCCTGTCCGGGCGGGCCGCCGCCCTCGCCGGCGAGTGCACCGAGCGCCGCCTGCTCACCCCGCTCGCCAGCCGGCCCCAGGAGATCCCCGAGCTGGTCCGCGCCATGCTGGTCGACCTCGGCGCCGACCCCTCGCTCCACTTCACCCCCGGCGCCCTCGGCGCGCTGTCCTCCCAGCCCTGGCCCGGAAACCTGCGCGAGCTGCGGGCCGTCGTCGAGCACGTCGTACGCCGGCGGCGCACCGGCGCCGTCGTCGTCGACGAGCTCCCCGAGGCCTACCGCACCCAGGAGCCGGCCCGCCCGCTCGCCCCCATCGACCGGGCCGAGAGGACCGTCATCGTCGCGGCGCTGCGCGAGCACGACGGCAACAAGGTCAAGGCCGCGCAGGCGCTCGGGATCTCGCGGACGACGCTCTACGCGAAGATGCGGGCGCTGCGGATCACGGTGTACTGAGTCCCGGATACCCCGCATTTCGGTGATGTTCTAGCCCTCCGACGCGATGGACGATGCCCTGACGCCGAGCGAGGGGGACCATCATGCGGACGACAGGCTCAGGGCTGGCATGGACAGTGGCGGGAGGGCTCGTCGCGACCGCACTGGTGGCGCCGACGAGCGCCCCGGCCGGCGCCGCGGCGGCAGCGGCGTGCGCGCCGGCCGCCGACATCCAGGCGATCGTCGACGACTCGGGCTCGATGTCGTCGACCGACCCGGGGCGGCTGCGGGTCCAGGCGATGAACCTGCTCATCGACGCCCTCGCCCCGGCGCAGGTCCTGGGCGCTACGGAGTTCGGCTCCTCTCCGGCCGACGTCTTCGCGCCGGCTGCCGTCGGACCCAGTGCCGCGGCGATGAAGGCGGCACTCGACGCGGCGATCCAGGCCGACAACGGCGGCACCGACTACAACCTCGCCTTCGACGCGGCCCGCACGGTCAACCCGGGCGCGAGCGTGCGGATCTTCCTGACCGATGGTGGGCACAACAGCGGGACCTACCTGAACACCCATCTCAACCCCGCTCCACCGCAGACACCGACGTACGTCATCGGCTTCAGCCCCGGCCTGGCCGGCGTCGCGGATCAGGCGCGGCTGCAGCAGATCGCCAACGAGACCGGCGGCGTCTACTACGCGCTCCCCGACGCGCAGGCGCTGCAGTCGGTGATGAACGACATCCAGACCCGGCTCACGTGCCAGACGCCGCCGAAGACCTTCGTCGACAACATCGCCGTCGGTAAGTCGAAGAACCACGCGGTGAAGATCAAGCGCAAGTCCCGCTCCGCGCAGCTCACGCTGACCTGGACCAGCCCGCTCGACGCCTTCAAGGTCAAGAAGCTGCGGATCGTGCGCCACGGCAGGGTCGTCGCCGTCAAGGGCCGCCACCTCAAGGTGAGGACGAAGCACGGCTCGACCTATCTGGTGATCAAGGTGACCAGGCTGACCCCGGGCAAGCTGAGGTTCAAGGTGATGAACACCGCTGCCGGCTCCGGCGCACCGCAGGTGACCGTGACGACCCAGGTGAGCCAGAGCAGGTCGAAGAAGTAGGCCGAGCCCGTCAGTCCGCGAAGTCTCCCGACGCCTGCCGCACCCGCCGCAGCAGGTCGTAGGCGTCGCTCTGCTGGTCGCCGCTGAGCCCGGTGACGGCGAAGTCGATCGCGGTCACCGCCGTGGTCGCCTTGCGGACCGTGGCCCGGCCCTCGGGCGTGAGCCGGGCGAGGGTGCGACGGCGGTCCTCCTCGTCGGGCACCCGGACGACGTAGCCCTGGGCCTCGAGGCGGTCGATGGCGCTGGTGACCGAGGTCGGGTGCACCATCAGCCGCTCCCCGATCTTGCTCAGGGGCAGCGAGCCGCGCTTGCTGAACAGGAGCAGCACGAGCACCTCGTAGCGGGAGAAGGTCAGCCCGAACGGCTTCAGCGCGGCGTCCAGCGCCCCGATCATCAGCTGCTGGACCCGCATCACCGAGGTGGCCAGGCGCATCGCCGTCGCGTCGCCGAAGTGCTCCTCCCACAGGTCGCCGGCACGGTCGATCGGGTCGAACGGCAGGCGGGACGCGGGCATGCGCCGAACCCTATGACATCCCTGGGCTTTTCCAGATTACTTGGACGTCCTACTATCGGAGATCCAAGGAGTTTGGAGGACCGATGCCCGAGCACACCCTGCACGTCCCGCAGCACCCCGTCCGCCTGGTGACGGCGTCCAGCCTGTTCGACGGCCACGACGCCTCGATCAACATCATGCGCCGGATCTTCCAGAGCCAGGGCTGCGAGGTGATCCACCTCGGGCACAACCGCTCGGTGGCCGAGGTCGTCGAGGCCGCCATCGAGGAGGACGTGCAGGGCATCGCCGTGTCGTCGTACCAGGGCGGGCACGTGGAGTACTTCGAGTACCTCACCGAGCTGCTCCGCGAACGCGGCGCCGGGCACATCAAGGTCGTCGGCGGCGGTGGCGGCGTCATCGTCCACGACGAGATCAACCGGCTGCGCAACTCCGGCGTCACCATCTTCTCCCCCGAGGACGGACAGCGGCTCGGCCTCCCGGGCATGGTCAACACCGTCGTAGAGGCGTGCGACACCGACCTGTGGGAGACCGGCAGCGTCACCGCCGAGCAGGTCCTCAGCGGCGACCGCACCGCGCTCGCCCGCGCCATCACCGGCGCCGAGCTCGGCCGGCTCGACCAGGCCCTGCTCGAGCGCCTGTCCGAGGCGGCGGCCGCCCACGCCGTCCCCGTCCTCGGCATCACCGGCACCGGCGGCTCCGGCAAGTCCAGCCTCACCGACGAGCTCGTCCGACGACTGCGAGTCGACCAGCAGGACAAGGTCCGGGTCGCGGTGCTGGCGGTCGACCCGACCCGGCGCAAGGGCGGCGGCGCGCTGCTCGGCGACCGGATCCGGATGAACAGCCTCGACCTGACCGGCCACGGCCTGGACCGCAACCAGGTCTACTTCCGAAGCCTGGCCACCCGCGGCGCGCACGAGGTCCCCGAGCACCTCACCGACGTGCTCACCGTGATCAAGGCCGCCGGCTTCGACCTGGTCATCGTCGAGACCCCCGGCATCGGCCAGGGCGACGCCGCGATCGTGCCCTTCGTCGACACCTCGCTCTACGTGATGACGCCCGAGTTCGGCGCCGCGTCGCAGCTGGAGAAGATCGACATGCTCGACTTCGCCGACGCGGTCGCGATCAACAAGTTCGAGCGCCGTGGCGCCGAGGACGCGCTGCGCGACGTGGGCCGCCAGATGGTCCGCAACCGCGAGGCGTTCGGCAAGCAGCCCGCCGAGATGCCCGTGTTCGGCACGTCGGCCGCCACCTTCGACGACGACGGCGTCACCGCGCTCTACCAGCACCTGCGCGGCCTGCTCGTCGGCAAGGGCCTGGCCGTCTCCGAGGGCATGCTCGCGCCGGTCGAGGGCAAGAAGTCCACCCGGATCCAGCAGGTGCTGCCGGCCGACCGGGTGCGCTACCTCGCCGAGATCGCCGAGACCGTGCGCGGCTACCACGCCGACACCGAGGTGCTCGTCGAGAAGGCCCGCCGCGCGCAGCGCTTCGCCGCCGTCGCCGAGGAGCTCGCCGAGATCGAGGACCTCGCCGCCGCCGCGGCCCGCGCCAACGACGACCTGCCGCTCGACGTACGCGACCAGCTGAGGGCGTGGCCCGACGTCGTCGCGCAGTACGACGAGGACACCGCGACCAAGGGCCGAGAGTCGCTCTCCGGCAACCGCGTGCCGCGGGTCGCCGTACCCCGCTTCGCCGACCACGGCGAGCTGGTCCGCTACTGGCGCCGCGAGAACCTGCCGGGCCACTTCCCGTTCACGGCCGGCGTCTTCCCGTTCAAGCGCGCCGACGAGGACCCGGCCCGGATGTTCGCCGGCGAGGGCGACCCGTTCCGCACCAACAAGCGGTTCCGGATGCTGTCCGAGGGCCAGCCGGCCACCCGGCTCTCGACCGCCTTCGACTCGGTCACGCTCTACGGCCGCGACCCCGACGAGCGCCCCGACATCTACGGCAAGGTCGGCACCTCCGGCGTCTCCGTCGCGACGCTCGACGACATGAAGGCCCTCTACGACGGCTTCGACCTGCTCTCCCCCACGACGTCGGTGTCGATGACGATCAACGGCCCCGCGCCGACGGTGCTGGCGTTCTACCTCAACACCGCGATGGACCAGGCCCGCGAGCGCGGCATCGACCCCTACGAGGCGATCAAGTCGATCCGCGGCACGGTCCAGGCCGACATCCTCAAGGAGGACCAGGGCCAGAACACCTGCCTGTTCTCCACGGAGTTCTCGCTGCGCTGCATGGCCGACATCCAGGAGTGGTTCATCCAGCAGCAGGTCCGCAACTTCTACTCGGTCTCCATCTCGGGCTACCACATCGCCGAGGCCGGGGCGAACCCGATCAGCCAGCTCGCGTTCACCCTCGCCAACGGCTTCACCTACGTCGAGTCGTACCTCGCCCGCGGCATGGACATCGACGACTTCGCCCCCAACCTGTCGTTCTTCTTCTCCAACGGCATGGACCCGGAGTACACCGTCATCGGCCGGGTCGCCCGTCGGATCTGGGCGATCGCGATGCGCGACCGGTACGGCGCCAACGAGCGCTCCCAGAAGCTGAAGTACCACGTCCAGACGTCCGGCCGCTCGCTGCACGCGCAGGAGATGGACTTCAACGACATCCGCACCACCCTGCAGGCGCTGATCGCGATCTACGACAACGCGAACTCGCTGCACACCAACGCCTACGACGAGGCCGTCACCACCCCGTCGGCGGAGTCGGTGCGCCGGGCGCTGGCGATCCAGCTGATCATCAACCGCGAGTGGGGCCTGGCCTCCAACGAGAACCCGCTCCAGGGCTCGTACGTCGTCGACGAGCTCACCGACCTGGTCGAGGCCGCCGTACTGACCGAGTTCGACCGCATCTCCGAGCGCGGCGGCGTCCTCGGCGCGATGGAGACCGGCTACCAGCGCGGCCGGATCCAGGACGAGTCGATGCTCTACGAGCACCGCAAGCACGACGGCACCCTGCCGATCATCGGCGTCAACACCTTCCGGGCGCCCGAGTCCGGCGACGGCACCCCCGACGAGATCGAGCTGGCCCGCGCCACGACCGAGGAGAAGGAGTCGCAGCTGGTACGCCTGCGCGACTTCCAGGCCCGCCACGCCGACGAGGCCACCGCCGCCATCGCCCGCCTCAAGGAGGTGGCCACGACCGGCGAGAACATCTTCGCCGCGCTCATGGACGCCGCCCGGGTCTGCTCGCTCGGCCAGGTCACCGAGGCGTTCTTCGAGGTGGGCGGGCAGTACCGGCGCAACGTGTGATCGGTCGGGCTGTAACACGGGGTTCGCTGGTGTTCCGGACCCGCTCGGGCTGTAACACGGGGTTCGCGGGTGTTCCGGACCCACTCGGGCTGTAACACGCGGTGCGCCGGTCTTCCCGACCCGAGCCTCATGTTGCGGACCCGTACGGACGCCGTTCCGCGACGTCCAGGGTCGGGCAGAGCGGCGAACTGCGTGTTACAGCGCCTCGCAACACCGCCACGCCACACCGCCACGAAAATCTTTTCGGGGTCCATGTCGAAGTAGCCGTCGCCCGTTCGACGTAGGTTCGTAAGTCACTCACCAACGAACCGAAGGACTGATCGAGATGCCGCGTTTCATGGGACTCGTCCGGATGGAAGACGGACAGGGCAACCCGCCGCAGGCGCTGTTCGAGGCGATGGACGCCTACATCGGCGAGCAGGCGCAGAAGGGCCACTTCCTCGACGGCGGCGGCCTGTTCGGCCTCGAGGACGCCGTGAACTTCGTGGTCCGCACCGGCGAGGTCACCCGCGTCGACGGCCCGTACGCCGAGGCCCGGGAGGCCGTCGGCGGCTGGGCGCTGCTGCAGTACGACAGCCTCGAGGAGGCGATCGCCAACCAGGAGGAGTTCGCCGCCCTCCACGCCAAGTACTGGCCCGAGTGCTCGATGGTCGCCACTCTGCGTCAGATCTCCGACGAGGCACCCGAGACCGCCGAGGCCGCTGGAGCCTGATCCGCCGTCCGTGCGGCCGGCCCTAGGCTGGCCGCATGGCCGACGCCACCACCGCCGACGCGATCACCGCCACCTGGCGGGCCGAGTCGGCCCGCCTGGTCGGCGCGCTCGTGCGGATGACGCGCGACGTGGAGCTGGCCGAGGATCTCGCCCAGGACGCGCTGGTCGCCGCGCTGGAGCGCTGGCCCGAGGACGGCGTACCCGACAACCCGGCCGCCTGGCTGATGACGACGGCGAAGCGACGCGCCGTCGACACCTTCCGGCGCGCCGAGAGCCTGCGGCGCAAGACCGAGGAGCTCGGACACGCGGCGGAGGAGGTGAGCGCGATGCCCGACCTGGAGTCCCAGGTCGACCACATCGAGGACGACGTCCTGCGGCTGGTCTTCCTGTGCTGCCATCCCGCGCTCACGCCGGAGTCCCGCGCCGCGCTCACCCTGCGCCTGGTCGGCGGGCTGACGACCGACGAGATCGCGCGCGGCTTCCTGGTGCCGAGTACCACCATGGGCCAGCGGATCTCGCGCGCCAAGAAGACCCTCGCCGAGGCGGGCGCCGAGATCGAGCTGCCGACCGGCGCCGAGCGCACCCAGCGCATCGACGACGTGATGGCGGTGGTCTACCTCGTCTTCACGGAGGGCTACGTCGCCACGGCGGGCGACGACTGGACCCGCCCCGACCTGGCCCAGGAGGGCATCCGGCTGGCTCGCCTGCTCGCGGACTTCGCGCCTGAGGAGCCGGAGGTCCACGGCCTGCAGGCGCTGCTGGAGCTGCAGGGCTCCCGGCTGCCGGCGCGCACCGACGCCGACGGCGCGCCGGTGCTGCTCGACGATCAGGACCGCTCCCGCTGGGACCAGCTGCTGATCCGCCGCGGCCTCGCCGCGCTGCGCCGGGCGGAGGAGATCGCGGCGCGTGGCGTCCCGGTGGGCCGCTACTACCTGCAGGCCGCGATCGCCGCCGAGCACGCCAGGGCCACCTCCGCGGCGGCCACCGACTGGCCCCGCATCGCCCGCCTGTACGACGTCCTGGCCCAGGCCGCGCCCGGCCCGGTCGTCGAGGTCAACCGGGCCGTCGCCCACGGCCGTGCGGGCGGCCCGGACGCCGGTCTCGCGGTCCTCGCGGCGCTCCCGCCCGACGCGCTGCGCGACTCGCCGCTGCTGCCGAGCGTGCGGGGCGACCTGCTGGAGCGGGCCGGCCGGCGCGCCGAGGCGGCCGCCGCGTTCGACGAGGCGGCCCGGCGCACCCGCAACGGGGACGAGCGCAGCCTGCTCGAGCGCCGGGCCCGGGCGAACCGCGCGACCCAGGACGATGCGGATCGCCTGACATAGGGTGCGAACGTGCGGCAGGTCAGAGTCGTCAAGCAGCCTCCCTACGCCGTGGGCTCGGTGGACCGAGCGCTGCGCGTGATCATGCTGCTGCAGGAGCGCGACGACGTCCGGCTCGCCGAGGTGGCCGACCTGCTCGGGGCGTCCCCGTCGACGGCCCATCGCATCCTGTCGACGCTGGTCTACCGGGGCTTCGCCGAGCAGGACTCGTCCCACCGGTACCGGCTCGGTCCGCGGCTCCAGGGCTCGCGGCGTGACGCCGACCAGCTCGACGTGCTGCTCCGCAGCCATCTGACGACGCTGCGCGACGAGACGGGCGCGACGGTCAGCGCGCTGGCGCTCGAGGGCCGCTCGGCACGCATCCTGCACACCGTCGTCGCCACCCGCGGCCACCACATCTCCGAGCGGACCGGTACGACGCTGCCGGCGGTCGAGGCGTCCGCGGGCAAGGCGCTGCTCGCCCACCTGTCCCGCGCCGATCTCCATGCCCTGCTCACCGGCCGCCACGCCGCCCTCCAGGGCGAGGGCATCACCCCCGGCCGGCTCGAGGCCCTGGAGGCCGAGCTGGCGCGGGTGCGCGAGGAGGGGGTGGCCTACAACCTGCGCCGCACGGAGGCCGACCTGGTCGCGGTGGGCTGCGCCGTACCCACCCGCGCCCGCGCCCCGTGGCTCGGCCTCGCCGTGTCGCTGCCCGCGGTCGAGGGCGATGCCGTGCGCGACCCTCGCCTGCACGCCGCGCTCTGGGAGGTGGCCCTCCGGCTGGCTCGCGACCTCGACGCGGGCTCTCAACCGGATTCCGCGTGACGGAAGGTCCGGGAGCGTCCCCGTGACGCGTCCGTACCTTCCACGGCATGGCTGACCACGCACCGGACCCCGCACTGCAGTACCTCGACGGCGAGCTCGTCGGCTCCGCCGCGACCGCCGAGGCGACCGATCCCGCGACCGGGACGAGCATCGGCAGCTTCGCCGACGGCGGCGCGGAGGACGCGGCGGCCGCCGTCGCCGCGGCCCGCGCGGCCTTCGACCGCACCGACTGGTCCCGCGACCGTGCGCTCCGCCACCGCGTCCTGCTCCAGATGGCCGACCTGCTCGAAGAGCGGTCCGGACTGTTCGTCGAGGCGCTGGCCCGCGAGAACGGCAAGACGCTCGGCGAGGCCGGCTTCGAGATCAGCCTGACCATCCCCAAGCTGCGCTACTACGCCGCGCTCGCGCTGACCGAGGCCGGCCGAGCGGGCGAGGTGGCGCCCGGGCTGATCCAGCGCAGCGTGCCCGAGGCGGCGGGCGTCGCCGGCGTGATCGTCCCGTGGAACTCCCCGGTCGTGCTGGCCGTCCGCTCGTTCGCTCCGGCGTTGGCCGCCGGCTGCACGGTCGCGATGAAGATGCCGGCGCAGACCGGGCTGGTCAACGGCATGCTGCACCAGCTGTTCGCCGACACCCCCGACCTGCCCGCCGGCGTGGTCAACTCCGTCACCGAGTCCGGCTCCGCGCTCGCCGAGCTGCTGGTGTCGTCGCCCGACGTCGACGTCGTGAGCTACACCGGCAGCACCCGGGTCGGCCGGATCATCATGGCCGGCGCCGCCGCCCGGCTGAAGCGGGTCTCCCTCGAGCTGGGCGGCAAGTCACCGATGATCGTCTTCCCCGACGCCGACCTCGACGCCGTCATCCCGACCCTCACCGCCGCGGTGACGACCTTCGCCGGTCAGTTCTGCATGACCGGCAGCCGGATCCTCGCCCACGCCGACATCGCCGAGGAGCTCGCGGAGCGTCTGGTCGCCTCGCTCGCCGCGGTCGAGGTCGGCCCCGGAGGCGACCCGGCCAGCCAGATGGGCGCGATGATCGATGCCGCCAACGCCGCACGGGTCGACGCGACCGTCCAGGCCGCATTGGACGACGGCTCGGCCACCGCGCTGCTGCGGGGCGGACAGCGCGCCGGCACCGCCTTCTACGAGCCCAGCCTGCTGGTCGTCGCCGACGTCACCGCGCCGATCGTCCAGGACGAGGTGTTCGGTCCGGTCGCGACGTTCGAGACGTTCACCGACGAGGACGACGCGGTGGCGCGGGCCAATGCCACCGACTACGGCCTGGCCGCGTCGGTCTGGAGCCGCGACGTCGACCTCCCGGCGCGGGTCGCGAGCCGGCTCCGGGCCGGCACCGTGTGGACCAACGCGTGGGCGGTGGTGACCGACTTCTTCGAGGAGGGTGGCTTCAAGCAGTCCGGAGTCGGCCGGCTGAACGGCGTCGCGGCCCTGGGCGAGTTCCAGGAGATCAAGACCTACGTCCAGAGGTACGCATGAGCACCGCGCCCTCGCCCCTCCACCTCACCGCCGTCGACGCCCCCGACCAGCCGGTCGTCAGCCCCGAGCTCGTCGCGCTCTACCGCGGCTTCGAGGACGAGCTGCTCGTCCCGCTCTGGACCGAGATCGGCGACCTCATGCCCGCCCACCCGCGCCCGCGCGCGGTACCGCACCTGTGGCGCTGGCAGGCGCTGCGCGCGCTGGCCGAGCGGGCCGGCGACCTGGTACCGGTCGGCCGCGGCGGTGAGCGGCGCGCGATCGCGCTGGCCAACCCGGCCCTCGGCGGACGTCCGTTCGCGACCCCGACCCTCTGGGCCGCGATCCAGTACCTGATGCCCGGCGAGGACGCCCCCGAGCACCGCCACACCCAGCACGCCTTCCGGTTCGTGGTCGAGGGCGCCGGGGTCTGGACGGTCGTCGGCGGCGACGCCGTACCGATGAACCGCGGCGACCTCCTGCCCCAGGCCGGCTGGAACTGGCACGCCCACCACAACGCCACCCGCGAGCCGATGGCGTGGATCGACGGCCTCGACATCCCGCTGCAGTACGCGGTGGACGCCCAGTTCTTCGAGTTCGGCCGCGACACCCTCGACGAGGAGGAGCGGACCACCCCGGAGCGCTCGCGCTCCGAGCGACTGTGGGCTCACCCCGGCCTGCGACCGCTCGCCGCGACCCCGACCGGGCCGGGGACGCCTCTCCTGTCCTACAAGTGGGCACACACCGACCGGGCCCTCGCCGACCAGCTCGCGCTGGCGGCCGACGGGCACCAGGGCTGCGTCGCGCCCGGTCACGCGGCCGTCCGCTACTCCGATCCCGCCACCGGCTCCGACGTGCTGCCCACGATCCGGGCCGAGATGCACCGGATCACCCGCGGCACCGAGACCGCGCCGGTGCGCGAGACCGGGTCGTCGGTCTACCAGGTGTTCGACGGCTCGGGCACCGTCATGGTCGGCGACGCGACCTGGACCGTCTCCCGCGGCGACCTGTTC contains:
- a CDS encoding cupin domain-containing protein; amino-acid sequence: MSTAPSPLHLTAVDAPDQPVVSPELVALYRGFEDELLVPLWTEIGDLMPAHPRPRAVPHLWRWQALRALAERAGDLVPVGRGGERRAIALANPALGGRPFATPTLWAAIQYLMPGEDAPEHRHTQHAFRFVVEGAGVWTVVGGDAVPMNRGDLLPQAGWNWHAHHNATREPMAWIDGLDIPLQYAVDAQFFEFGRDTLDEEERTTPERSRSERLWAHPGLRPLAATPTGPGTPLLSYKWAHTDRALADQLALAADGHQGCVAPGHAAVRYSDPATGSDVLPTIRAEMHRITRGTETAPVRETGSSVYQVFDGSGTVMVGDATWTVSRGDLFVVPSWLPFSARSEAGASDSDSGALDLFRFSDAPLFEALRLHRTQTHSKDD
- a CDS encoding IclR family transcriptional regulator, translated to MRQVRVVKQPPYAVGSVDRALRVIMLLQERDDVRLAEVADLLGASPSTAHRILSTLVYRGFAEQDSSHRYRLGPRLQGSRRDADQLDVLLRSHLTTLRDETGATVSALALEGRSARILHTVVATRGHHISERTGTTLPAVEASAGKALLAHLSRADLHALLTGRHAALQGEGITPGRLEALEAELARVREEGVAYNLRRTEADLVAVGCAVPTRARAPWLGLAVSLPAVEGDAVRDPRLHAALWEVALRLARDLDAGSQPDSA
- a CDS encoding RNA polymerase sigma factor, with the protein product MADATTADAITATWRAESARLVGALVRMTRDVELAEDLAQDALVAALERWPEDGVPDNPAAWLMTTAKRRAVDTFRRAESLRRKTEELGHAAEEVSAMPDLESQVDHIEDDVLRLVFLCCHPALTPESRAALTLRLVGGLTTDEIARGFLVPSTTMGQRISRAKKTLAEAGAEIELPTGAERTQRIDDVMAVVYLVFTEGYVATAGDDWTRPDLAQEGIRLARLLADFAPEEPEVHGLQALLELQGSRLPARTDADGAPVLLDDQDRSRWDQLLIRRGLAALRRAEEIAARGVPVGRYYLQAAIAAEHARATSAAATDWPRIARLYDVLAQAAPGPVVEVNRAVAHGRAGGPDAGLAVLAALPPDALRDSPLLPSVRGDLLERAGRRAEAAAAFDEAARRTRNGDERSLLERRARANRATQDDADRLT
- a CDS encoding aldehyde dehydrogenase family protein, which produces MADHAPDPALQYLDGELVGSAATAEATDPATGTSIGSFADGGAEDAAAAVAAARAAFDRTDWSRDRALRHRVLLQMADLLEERSGLFVEALARENGKTLGEAGFEISLTIPKLRYYAALALTEAGRAGEVAPGLIQRSVPEAAGVAGVIVPWNSPVVLAVRSFAPALAAGCTVAMKMPAQTGLVNGMLHQLFADTPDLPAGVVNSVTESGSALAELLVSSPDVDVVSYTGSTRVGRIIMAGAAARLKRVSLELGGKSPMIVFPDADLDAVIPTLTAAVTTFAGQFCMTGSRILAHADIAEELAERLVASLAAVEVGPGGDPASQMGAMIDAANAARVDATVQAALDDGSATALLRGGQRAGTAFYEPSLLVVADVTAPIVQDEVFGPVATFETFTDEDDAVARANATDYGLAASVWSRDVDLPARVASRLRAGTVWTNAWAVVTDFFEEGGFKQSGVGRLNGVAALGEFQEIKTYVQRYA